The following are from one region of the Rosistilla carotiformis genome:
- a CDS encoding formylmethanofuran dehydrogenase subunit C gives MIRLILKRQPKVPLQAERLSPDGLSGLSHDAIGAIEILHGRRRCRVDEFFEVQGEGADELQIEGDLRKVQQIGSGMTHGTIAIRGDVGMHLGASMSGGKINVDGDAGDWAGAEMVGGEIHISRNAGDRIGGAYVGSLTGMKNGTILVGGTVGSEIGLRMRRGLIVVGGQAGELAGLQMKGGTIVLRGGAAARCGAWMRRGTIVSLQPVATLATHRYSTDYNPTFLNLYARHLQGFGIEIPYRSEEGGYARYCGDGSVRGKGEILVWQPRDASV, from the coding sequence ATGATCCGTTTAATACTGAAACGCCAGCCGAAGGTGCCGCTGCAAGCCGAACGTCTGTCGCCCGACGGGCTGAGCGGTCTGTCGCACGATGCGATTGGCGCGATTGAGATCCTCCACGGACGCCGACGTTGCCGCGTCGATGAGTTCTTCGAAGTGCAAGGCGAAGGAGCGGACGAATTGCAGATCGAAGGGGACCTCCGCAAGGTCCAACAGATCGGCAGCGGGATGACTCACGGCACGATCGCGATCCGCGGCGACGTTGGCATGCACTTGGGAGCGTCGATGTCGGGCGGCAAGATCAACGTCGACGGAGACGCTGGTGACTGGGCCGGTGCAGAGATGGTTGGCGGTGAAATTCACATCAGCCGCAATGCGGGAGATCGCATCGGCGGCGCTTATGTCGGCAGCCTGACCGGGATGAAAAACGGAACGATCCTCGTCGGCGGAACCGTTGGATCGGAGATCGGTCTGCGGATGCGGCGCGGTTTGATCGTCGTCGGTGGCCAGGCGGGAGAGCTTGCCGGACTGCAGATGAAAGGAGGGACGATCGTATTGCGAGGTGGCGCCGCAGCGCGATGCGGAGCTTGGATGCGGCGAGGGACAATCGTGTCGCTGCAACCGGTGGCGACGCTGGCAACCCATCGCTATTCGACTGATTACAATCCGACGTTCTTGAATCTGTACGCGCGACACCTGCAAGGCTTCGGGATCGAGATCCCCTATCGCAGTGAAGAGGGCGGATACGCGAGGTACTGTGGCGACGGATCGGTTCGCGGCAAGGGAGAGATTTTGGTTTGGCAGCCACGCGACGCAAGCGTCTGA
- a CDS encoding formylmethanofuran dehydrogenase subunit A — protein MLRITGGTVYDPANQINGKVRDICIVDGRIAESAVGAREIDATGLIIFPGGVDVHTHVAGGAMNFARAMTPEDHRRTQTFIRNQSRRSGIGGMTPSTFATGYLYAGMGWTTVNEAAVPVLSARHTHEELGEIPIVDKSCLVLMANNEIMMDLIQAGEYEKAKDVVAWYVWAAKAYGVKAVSPGGVAAWKWGEDAKQLTSPIAGYHKLTPGDIVKNLARIVDDLQLPHPMHLHCNNLGAPGNISTTIETMKHLEGHRAHIAHLQYHAYGGDDWDTIRSESAQMADYFNAHPHMTTDAGAVLFGDAVTITADGPWQHMLYQLTGRKWGNLDVENETGCGIVPYTYKPSNLVNAVQWAVGLELLLLINDPWRVFLTTDHPNGACFWRYPEIIQLLMSADFRNDCMKILPPQIKSRITLPELTREYTLYEIATITSAGPARALGLSQKGNLGIGKDADLVIYRADKDIARMFGHPRYVIKAGEIVIDDGDIRETPEGQQFIAKPQYNPDTDAFLRPRFEDCYSLAFENYPVDLSGIEQPEVHDCNANP, from the coding sequence ATGCTTCGCATCACGGGGGGGACCGTTTATGATCCGGCCAACCAGATCAACGGCAAAGTCCGCGACATCTGCATCGTCGACGGGCGGATCGCAGAGTCGGCCGTCGGAGCACGCGAGATCGATGCGACCGGCTTGATCATCTTTCCCGGCGGCGTCGACGTGCATACGCATGTCGCCGGCGGCGCGATGAATTTCGCTCGAGCGATGACCCCCGAGGACCATCGCCGCACGCAGACCTTCATCCGCAACCAATCGCGGCGGTCGGGCATTGGCGGGATGACGCCCAGCACGTTTGCGACAGGTTATCTGTACGCCGGGATGGGCTGGACGACGGTCAACGAAGCGGCGGTGCCGGTGCTGTCGGCACGCCACACGCACGAAGAGCTTGGCGAGATCCCGATCGTCGACAAGAGCTGCCTGGTGTTGATGGCCAACAACGAGATCATGATGGATCTGATCCAGGCGGGAGAATACGAAAAGGCGAAAGATGTCGTCGCTTGGTATGTCTGGGCTGCCAAAGCGTACGGCGTCAAAGCGGTCAGCCCCGGCGGCGTGGCGGCGTGGAAGTGGGGCGAGGATGCGAAGCAATTGACCAGCCCAATCGCCGGTTATCACAAGCTGACGCCGGGCGACATCGTTAAAAACCTGGCTCGGATCGTCGACGATCTCCAGCTGCCCCATCCGATGCACCTGCACTGCAACAACCTGGGCGCACCGGGGAACATTTCGACGACGATCGAAACGATGAAGCATCTGGAAGGGCATCGCGCTCACATCGCCCACCTTCAGTATCACGCTTACGGCGGCGACGACTGGGATACGATCCGCAGCGAATCGGCGCAGATGGCCGACTACTTCAACGCTCATCCTCACATGACTACCGACGCCGGGGCGGTGCTGTTTGGCGACGCGGTCACGATCACCGCCGACGGGCCTTGGCAACACATGCTGTACCAATTGACGGGGCGGAAGTGGGGCAATCTGGATGTCGAAAACGAAACCGGCTGCGGGATCGTCCCCTACACCTACAAGCCGTCGAATTTGGTGAACGCCGTGCAGTGGGCAGTCGGATTGGAACTGTTGCTGTTGATCAACGATCCGTGGCGAGTTTTCCTGACGACCGATCATCCCAACGGAGCCTGCTTTTGGCGGTATCCGGAGATCATTCAGTTATTGATGTCGGCCGACTTCCGCAACGACTGCATGAAGATCCTGCCGCCGCAGATCAAGAGTCGAATCACGCTGCCCGAGCTGACGCGTGAGTACACGCTTTACGAAATCGCAACGATCACATCCGCCGGACCGGCCCGCGCCTTGGGGCTCTCCCAGAAGGGGAACCTCGGAATCGGCAAAGATGCCGACCTGGTGATCTATCGCGCCGACAAAGATATCGCCCGGATGTTTGGCCACCCGCGGTACGTGATCAAAGCCGGAGAGATCGTGATCGACGATGGCGATATCCGCGAGACGCCTGAAGGACAACAGTTCATCGCCAAACCGCAATACAATCCCGACACCGACGCCTTCTTGCGACCGCGGTTTGAGGATTGTTATTCGCTGGCGTTCGAAAACTATCCCGTCGACCTCAGCGGAATCGAACAGCCCGAAGTTCACGACTGCAACGCAAATCCATGA
- the fhcD gene encoding formylmethanofuran--tetrahydromethanopterin N-formyltransferase, translating to MNALPKIDDTFAEAFPMKATRLIITAIDAELAKIAAQEFCGNASSVIGCDAEAGIERVLAADQTPDGRPGVSVLAFAFNRKSLEKAVASRIGQNVLTCPTTACYAGMTSESKEDRIKMGAQLRFFGDGYQFSKKLADRRFWRIPVMDGEFVCEDVTGTVKGIGGGNLLVCGRSQIETLAAVRAAVAAIQSLDDVILPFPAGIVRSGSKVGSKYDKLPASTSHTWCPTLIGQCDSDLEAGERAVYEIVIDGLSEQAVATAMAVGLRAASLPGVLRISAGNYGGKLGPHHFHLHRLPTID from the coding sequence ATGAACGCCCTTCCCAAAATCGACGATACGTTTGCCGAAGCCTTTCCGATGAAGGCGACCCGGTTGATCATCACGGCGATCGATGCGGAACTTGCGAAAATCGCGGCTCAGGAATTCTGCGGTAACGCGTCGAGCGTGATCGGATGCGATGCCGAAGCGGGGATCGAACGCGTGCTGGCCGCCGATCAAACTCCCGACGGGCGACCCGGCGTGAGCGTGCTGGCGTTTGCGTTCAATCGCAAGTCGTTAGAGAAAGCAGTCGCGTCGCGGATCGGCCAGAATGTCCTCACCTGCCCGACGACCGCCTGTTATGCGGGGATGACTAGCGAGTCGAAAGAGGATCGGATCAAGATGGGAGCCCAGCTGCGATTCTTCGGCGATGGCTACCAGTTCTCCAAGAAGTTGGCCGACCGTCGGTTTTGGCGGATCCCTGTAATGGACGGCGAGTTCGTCTGCGAAGACGTCACCGGAACGGTGAAGGGGATCGGCGGGGGCAATCTGCTGGTCTGTGGCCGCTCGCAGATCGAGACGCTTGCCGCCGTGCGAGCCGCCGTCGCGGCGATCCAATCGCTCGACGATGTGATCCTGCCGTTCCCGGCGGGGATCGTCCGCAGCGGATCGAAGGTCGGATCAAAATACGACAAACTGCCGGCGAGCACTAGCCACACGTGGTGCCCGACGTTGATCGGACAGTGCGACAGCGATCTCGAAGCGGGTGAGCGGGCGGTCTACGAGATCGTGATCGATGGCCTCTCCGAGCAAGCGGTTGCCACGGCGATGGCGGTCGGGCTGCGAGCGGCTTCGCTGCCGGGAGTCCTGCGAATTTCAGCTGGCAATTACGGCGGCAAACTGGGACCACATCACTTTCATTTGCATCGGTTGCCAACGATCGATTGA
- a CDS encoding fumarylacetoacetate hydrolase family protein: MRYCRFEIDNVVQLGLIAGDRITPLAGIDATLPSTMQELMATEGLDARLAKADAAESIAVDSVKILAPVAAPEKVICIGLNYRDHAIETNSPIPESPVVFCKFPSSVVGPGDPIILPTVSDSVDYEAELVIVIGKTAHNVSVDEAMDCVFGYTCGHDVSARDWQKGTPGGQWLLGKTFDTFAPIGPVIVDKSELSDPGNLSVKMHVSGETLQDGTTRELIFSIPELIAHLTQIATLRPGDLIFTGTPPGVGAARTPKRFLKPGDSCTVEIEGIGSLTNPCVAADSDEAKSFRAQRFA, from the coding sequence ATGCGCTACTGCCGTTTTGAAATCGACAATGTTGTCCAGTTGGGTCTTATTGCTGGCGACCGGATCACGCCGTTGGCGGGAATCGATGCCACGCTCCCAAGCACGATGCAGGAACTGATGGCGACCGAGGGCCTCGATGCGCGGCTGGCCAAAGCGGACGCCGCGGAGAGCATCGCCGTCGATTCGGTGAAGATTCTCGCACCCGTTGCGGCTCCCGAAAAAGTGATCTGCATCGGACTGAACTACCGCGACCACGCTATCGAAACGAACAGCCCGATCCCCGAATCCCCCGTCGTCTTCTGCAAATTCCCCTCCAGCGTGGTTGGCCCGGGCGATCCGATCATCTTGCCAACGGTCAGCGACAGCGTCGACTACGAAGCGGAATTGGTGATCGTGATCGGCAAGACAGCTCACAATGTTTCGGTCGACGAAGCGATGGACTGTGTCTTCGGATACACCTGTGGCCACGACGTCTCGGCTCGCGATTGGCAAAAGGGAACTCCCGGCGGCCAGTGGCTGTTGGGCAAAACCTTCGACACCTTTGCACCGATCGGTCCGGTGATCGTCGACAAATCGGAGCTCTCCGATCCGGGCAACCTGTCGGTCAAGATGCACGTTTCGGGCGAGACGCTGCAAGATGGCACGACCCGCGAGCTGATCTTCAGCATCCCCGAACTGATCGCTCACCTGACGCAGATCGCCACGCTGCGTCCGGGCGATCTGATCTTCACCGGCACGCCTCCGGGAGTTGGTGCGGCGCGGACGCCGAAGCGATTCCTGAAACCAGGCGACAGCTGCACCGTCGAAATCGAAGGGATCGGCAGCTTGACCAACCCTTGTGTAGCGGCTGATAGCGACGAAGCGAAGTCGTTTCGCGCTCAGCGGTTTGCGTAA
- a CDS encoding SDR family NAD(P)-dependent oxidoreductase, protein MASHVEDSASLKDRTVVVTGGSSGIGRATCLHVAARGAAVVVHYRQNEAGAEETAEAIRAIGGEASIVQADLQSAADRESLVDICWQRHDRIDSWVHNAGADVLTGDAAKLSFQEKLDLLWAVDVRGTTDLARRVGDRMREQPSAGLPASMVFIGWDQAPHGMEGDAGMMFAPVKAAVMALSKSMAQTLAPDVRVNCVAPGWIRTAWGEVADEGWNRRAIDSSLLQRWGSPDDVAAAIAFLCSPAAAFINAQTLEVNGGWNRKP, encoded by the coding sequence ATGGCCAGTCACGTCGAAGATTCGGCTAGCCTGAAGGATCGGACGGTTGTCGTCACGGGCGGTTCCAGCGGTATCGGCCGGGCGACCTGCCTGCACGTGGCAGCTCGCGGCGCGGCGGTGGTCGTTCATTACCGGCAGAACGAAGCGGGAGCCGAAGAGACGGCGGAGGCGATTCGGGCGATCGGTGGCGAGGCGTCGATCGTGCAGGCGGATTTGCAATCCGCCGCCGACCGAGAGTCGTTGGTCGACATCTGTTGGCAACGGCATGACCGCATCGACAGCTGGGTTCACAACGCGGGGGCCGATGTGTTGACGGGCGATGCCGCCAAACTGAGCTTTCAAGAAAAGCTCGATCTGTTATGGGCTGTCGATGTCCGCGGCACGACCGATCTCGCCCGTCGTGTCGGGGATCGGATGCGTGAACAACCTTCCGCGGGGCTCCCTGCTTCGATGGTCTTCATCGGCTGGGACCAAGCTCCGCACGGGATGGAAGGGGATGCCGGGATGATGTTTGCCCCGGTTAAAGCTGCGGTGATGGCGTTGTCCAAGAGCATGGCTCAAACACTTGCTCCCGATGTTCGCGTCAATTGTGTAGCGCCTGGATGGATCCGGACCGCCTGGGGCGAAGTCGCCGACGAGGGGTGGAACCGGCGAGCGATCGACAGTTCGCTGCTGCAACGTTGGGGGAGCCCCGATGACGTGGCTGCCGCGATCGCATTCTTATGCAGCCCCGCCGCTGCATTCATCAACGCCCAGACACTCGAAGTCAACGGCGGCTGGAATCGCAAGCCGTAG
- a CDS encoding Rpn family recombination-promoting nuclease/putative transposase: MPLGISPLVDFAFKKIFGSPENVQALIGLLNAVLCLEHPIVSVEILNPFNYQEFKEAKQIILDVRARDTTGRMLNVELQVAAFPGLLQRLTYYACSMYVEQLERGDDYHRLCSAISICFVNQNLHRGSAQAHHWYQMVDRESGRTFGDGIEVHTVELPKYNFREETIAEASPLEQWAFFLLNAHRYDADRLRELLPAVEFQTAIIVVERIAEKTEDRVMYDQRERAIRDYEWSIASARDEGREQGFVAGQIQLTQDLLDEPPQSLSDLQQLSIEELNQLLAELRTRLHDRLA; the protein is encoded by the coding sequence ATGCCGCTTGGTATCAGTCCGCTCGTCGATTTTGCGTTCAAGAAGATCTTTGGCAGTCCCGAGAATGTGCAGGCATTGATCGGCTTGCTCAACGCGGTGCTTTGTTTGGAACATCCGATCGTGTCGGTGGAGATTCTCAATCCTTTCAATTACCAGGAATTCAAGGAGGCGAAGCAGATCATCCTGGACGTTCGCGCACGCGATACTACGGGGAGGATGTTGAATGTCGAGCTGCAGGTTGCGGCGTTTCCCGGATTGTTGCAACGATTGACGTATTACGCTTGTTCGATGTATGTCGAGCAACTTGAGCGGGGGGACGACTACCATCGCCTCTGTTCGGCAATTTCCATTTGTTTTGTAAATCAGAACCTGCATAGAGGTTCGGCGCAGGCTCACCATTGGTATCAAATGGTCGATCGCGAGAGCGGGCGAACGTTTGGCGATGGTATCGAAGTACACACCGTCGAATTGCCGAAGTATAATTTTAGGGAAGAGACGATCGCAGAGGCGAGTCCGCTCGAACAATGGGCCTTCTTTCTTTTGAATGCACATCGTTACGATGCAGACCGTTTGCGGGAGTTGTTACCTGCGGTGGAGTTTCAAACAGCGATTATCGTCGTAGAGCGGATCGCTGAGAAAACGGAGGATAGGGTGATGTACGATCAGCGTGAAAGAGCTATTCGAGACTACGAATGGTCGATCGCCAGTGCCCGCGATGAGGGACGCGAACAAGGATTCGTTGCAGGGCAGATCCAGCTGACTCAGGATCTGTTGGACGAGCCTCCGCAATCGCTTTCCGATTTGCAGCAACTCTCGATCGAGGAACTCAATCAGCTGTTGGCGGAGCTGCGGACGCGCCTGCACGATCGACTGGCTTAG
- a CDS encoding DUF1552 domain-containing protein, which translates to MNRNAFSATTSSKRTHGVNRRLFLRGTGAALGLPFLASSKWLRGSETATPPLRNAFIYFPNGVWEKAWVPEKTGSDYQLTPSLEPIEAIRNKVLVLTGLDKKHSHGGDGHYAKTANFLTGMPVAKTTGKNISSGGVSVDQLIAQHNSGLTPIPSLELGTEPVISGIDSNVGYTRLYGSHISWQSPSRPVAKEINPRVVYERLFGQKQAKGALADSNLLDYVLEDARRVRKTLGRDDQFKMDEYLDSVRSVERRIEYAMREDPRQWQPTLDAAQIAARRPGSPAEFREHIDVMLDLMVLAFQTDSTRVCSMMFANDVSGRNFSFLDGVKGGHHELSHHENNEKKIDQYQRINRWHVEQFTKMIQKMDAIQEGEGTLLDHSMIMFGSSFSDGNRHDPDNLPILLAGGGSTGIQSGRHLAAEGQVPLCNLYLSMLRRNGIELESFGDSNAELSI; encoded by the coding sequence ATGAACCGCAACGCTTTTTCCGCAACGACTTCGTCCAAGAGAACTCACGGTGTCAACCGTCGTCTGTTCCTGCGAGGAACCGGCGCTGCATTGGGGTTGCCGTTTCTGGCGTCCAGCAAATGGCTGCGAGGTAGCGAGACGGCGACGCCACCGCTGCGAAACGCATTCATCTACTTCCCCAACGGTGTCTGGGAAAAGGCTTGGGTGCCGGAGAAGACGGGCAGCGATTACCAGTTGACGCCTTCGCTGGAACCGATCGAAGCGATCCGCAACAAGGTGTTGGTGCTGACCGGGCTGGATAAAAAGCACAGCCACGGTGGCGACGGGCACTACGCCAAAACAGCGAACTTTCTGACCGGCATGCCCGTGGCGAAGACGACCGGCAAAAACATCAGCAGCGGCGGTGTTTCGGTCGACCAATTGATCGCTCAACACAACAGCGGGCTGACTCCCATTCCGTCGCTGGAACTGGGGACCGAACCGGTGATCAGCGGCATCGACAGCAACGTCGGCTACACGCGGCTGTACGGTTCGCACATCTCGTGGCAATCGCCGTCGCGACCGGTCGCTAAAGAGATCAATCCACGCGTCGTCTATGAGCGTCTGTTCGGTCAGAAGCAGGCTAAGGGTGCGTTGGCCGACAGCAATCTATTGGACTACGTTTTGGAGGACGCCCGCCGTGTTCGCAAGACACTCGGCCGCGACGATCAATTCAAGATGGACGAGTATCTCGATTCGGTGCGGTCGGTCGAACGGCGGATCGAATATGCGATGCGCGAAGATCCGCGGCAATGGCAACCGACACTCGACGCCGCACAGATCGCAGCCCGCCGGCCCGGTTCTCCCGCCGAATTCCGCGAACACATCGACGTGATGCTCGACCTGATGGTCTTGGCCTTCCAAACCGATTCGACTCGCGTCTGTAGCATGATGTTCGCCAACGACGTCTCGGGACGCAACTTCTCGTTCCTCGACGGCGTCAAAGGTGGCCACCACGAGCTGTCGCACCACGAGAACAACGAAAAGAAGATCGACCAATACCAGCGGATCAACCGTTGGCATGTCGAACAATTTACGAAGATGATCCAGAAGATGGACGCGATCCAGGAAGGGGAGGGGACGCTGTTGGATCACTCGATGATCATGTTTGGTTCGAGCTTCTCCGACGGCAACCGCCACGATCCCGACAACTTGCCGATCTTGTTGGCTGGTGGCGGCAGCACCGGAATCCAATCCGGACGCCATCTCGCGGCCGAAGGGCAAGTGCCGTTGTGCAACCTGTACCTATCGATGCTGCGACGCAACGGCATCGAACTGGAGAGCTTCGGCGACAGCAACGCCGAACTGTCGATCTAA
- a CDS encoding DUF1592 domain-containing protein has translation MDRLFAFSGMLAIAVALTLGHASASAVDAKALEKWKKDFNESVLPIIQSRCIECHRGEDADGEFDLAKFPSGEEVAKQMGIWERVGKRVRLKEMPPEGSPQLNDEQKSAFHRWLDSQPKEDLCSQIANEETQAWYRGVVMSRRLTRTEYLNAIRDATGVAVDPRFEIPSDGAGGEGFDTNGDSLFTSPIHIEQYLAVAADVIGRAIADPASTGNAPLQLTLPGKAADGTELSAEQAARTTLGRFARRAWRRPIADDEIDRLMQLFAAVQAGGKEYKQAIAEPLKAILLSPNFMFVVESESAEGGVQRLTPHQLAMRLSLFLWSSIPDEQLLARADAGELDTPEQVIDETRRMLDDPKARYLGENFGLQWININNLLTNIRPDAEVYPEYNRQLAEDLREEAILTIANVFREDRSLLELIDAPYVYANDRIAKHYGLNVADDADWQAIDAGETERGGVLTLGATLMATSYPRRTSPVLRGRWLLEDILGSRVPPPPPGVPALEAAETEKVVSLRERLEIHRKNPECASCHNRMDPLGFGLENFDALGRWRESENGFTIDAGGKLPSGESFTGPSELKKVVLKRSHDFEKHFVKKLLGFALGRGLNKFDQCVIEDCMKALKEQDHRAAAIIETIVVSYPFQHRYFKAAE, from the coding sequence ATGGATCGCTTGTTTGCATTCAGCGGAATGCTTGCTATCGCTGTCGCTCTCACTCTCGGGCACGCATCCGCCTCCGCTGTCGATGCCAAAGCGCTCGAGAAATGGAAGAAGGACTTCAATGAATCGGTCCTGCCGATCATCCAGTCGCGTTGCATCGAGTGCCACCGCGGCGAAGATGCCGATGGAGAGTTCGATCTTGCCAAATTCCCCAGTGGCGAAGAAGTCGCCAAGCAGATGGGGATCTGGGAACGGGTCGGCAAACGAGTGCGGCTGAAGGAGATGCCGCCCGAGGGAAGTCCGCAACTGAACGACGAGCAGAAGAGTGCGTTCCATCGTTGGTTGGATTCGCAACCGAAAGAGGATCTGTGTTCGCAGATCGCCAACGAGGAGACGCAAGCGTGGTATCGCGGCGTGGTGATGAGTCGCCGGTTGACGCGGACCGAATATTTGAACGCGATCCGCGACGCGACGGGAGTCGCCGTCGATCCGCGGTTTGAAATCCCATCGGACGGCGCTGGCGGCGAGGGTTTCGATACCAACGGCGATTCGCTGTTCACCTCCCCGATTCATATCGAACAATACCTGGCTGTCGCCGCCGACGTGATCGGCCGCGCGATCGCTGATCCCGCGTCGACTGGAAACGCTCCGCTGCAATTGACCTTGCCGGGCAAGGCTGCCGACGGAACGGAACTCTCCGCCGAACAAGCCGCTCGCACGACACTCGGTCGATTTGCGCGGCGTGCCTGGCGACGACCGATCGCCGACGACGAGATCGATCGACTGATGCAATTGTTCGCTGCCGTGCAGGCGGGTGGAAAAGAGTACAAGCAAGCGATCGCCGAACCACTGAAGGCAATTCTCCTGTCGCCGAACTTCATGTTTGTCGTCGAATCGGAATCGGCTGAAGGAGGCGTGCAGCGACTTACACCGCATCAATTGGCGATGCGATTGTCGCTGTTCCTGTGGTCTTCGATTCCCGACGAGCAACTGTTGGCCCGAGCCGACGCGGGTGAACTCGACACGCCCGAACAAGTGATCGACGAAACCCGGCGGATGCTCGACGATCCGAAGGCTCGCTATCTCGGCGAGAACTTTGGCTTGCAGTGGATCAACATCAACAACCTACTGACCAACATCCGCCCCGATGCGGAGGTCTATCCAGAATACAATCGCCAGCTGGCCGAAGATCTCCGCGAAGAAGCGATCCTGACGATCGCGAACGTCTTCCGCGAGGACCGATCGCTGCTGGAATTGATCGACGCTCCCTACGTCTACGCCAACGACCGGATCGCAAAACACTATGGCTTGAACGTGGCGGACGACGCCGATTGGCAAGCCATCGACGCGGGAGAAACGGAACGCGGCGGAGTGCTCACGCTTGGGGCGACGCTGATGGCGACATCGTATCCGCGGCGGACCAGCCCGGTGCTGCGGGGCCGTTGGCTGCTGGAAGACATCCTCGGATCGCGCGTTCCGCCACCGCCGCCGGGCGTGCCGGCGTTGGAAGCCGCGGAGACGGAGAAAGTGGTATCGCTGCGCGAGCGACTGGAGATCCACCGCAAGAATCCCGAGTGCGCATCGTGCCACAACCGCATGGATCCGCTGGGCTTCGGGCTGGAAAACTTCGACGCTCTGGGCCGCTGGCGCGAATCCGAAAACGGATTTACGATCGATGCCGGGGGCAAATTGCCGTCGGGTGAATCGTTTACCGGGCCGAGCGAGTTGAAGAAAGTGGTCTTAAAACGGTCGCACGATTTCGAAAAACACTTTGTCAAAAAACTGCTCGGCTTTGCCTTGGGTCGCGGGCTCAATAAGTTCGATCAGTGTGTGATCGAAGATTGCATGAAAGCTTTAAAAGAGCAGGACCATCGCGCCGCGGCGATCATCGAAACGATTGTCGTCAGTTATCCGTTCCAGCATCGTTATTTTAAAGCTGCCGAATAA
- a CDS encoding prenyltransferase/squalene oxidase repeat-containing protein: MYQRWKFRHARRLFVTAALLAVTAGSAIAQPAAEGTKTETVSKSEAKRREIVDKGLAYLAKQGQSDAGTFSDKVGPGVTALALTSALRNGRIANDPMVAAGLKALEGFVKPDGGIYGNGRLRNYETCVAMVCFSEANSGGQYNEILKRAKDFVTGIQYGQGKRDPSDPWYGGVGYGGDGRPDLSNTGYFIEALRAAEVEPNDPAIQRALVFISRCQNLNSKHNDTQFAGKVDDGGFYYEIPTTKIDPSTSDERFTPNGGLRSYGSMSYNGLKSMIYAGLTTNDPRVQAAVQWITDHYDVANNPGMGSAGLYYYYHTFAAALQTSGMKTVKDADGKSHDWRADLIAELGERQQDDGSWSNDNRRWFENDKNLATSFALMALSYCAPAK; the protein is encoded by the coding sequence ATGTATCAACGATGGAAATTCCGCCACGCGCGACGCCTTTTTGTCACCGCAGCTCTGTTGGCGGTAACCGCCGGCAGCGCGATCGCTCAACCGGCCGCGGAGGGGACGAAAACGGAAACGGTTTCGAAGTCGGAAGCAAAGCGTCGCGAGATCGTCGACAAGGGACTGGCCTATCTGGCAAAGCAGGGGCAATCCGACGCCGGCACCTTCTCCGATAAAGTTGGCCCCGGGGTAACCGCCTTGGCGCTGACATCGGCGCTGCGAAACGGTCGGATTGCAAACGATCCGATGGTCGCCGCGGGGCTCAAGGCACTAGAGGGATTCGTTAAGCCCGACGGGGGGATCTACGGCAACGGTCGGCTGCGGAACTATGAGACTTGCGTCGCGATGGTCTGTTTTTCCGAAGCCAATTCGGGTGGTCAGTACAACGAAATTCTGAAGCGTGCCAAAGACTTTGTGACGGGAATCCAATACGGCCAAGGAAAACGCGATCCGTCGGATCCGTGGTACGGAGGCGTCGGATACGGCGGCGACGGTCGGCCCGATCTCTCCAACACCGGCTACTTTATCGAAGCCCTTCGCGCGGCGGAGGTCGAGCCAAACGATCCCGCGATTCAACGGGCGTTGGTCTTTATCTCGCGGTGCCAGAACCTGAACAGCAAACACAACGATACGCAGTTTGCCGGTAAGGTCGACGACGGCGGCTTCTATTATGAGATCCCAACAACCAAGATCGACCCAAGCACTTCGGACGAACGCTTTACGCCCAACGGCGGTCTCCGTAGCTACGGATCGATGTCGTACAACGGTCTGAAGAGCATGATCTATGCGGGGTTGACCACCAACGACCCGCGAGTGCAAGCGGCGGTGCAGTGGATCACCGATCACTACGACGTGGCAAATAATCCCGGCATGGGCTCGGCCGGTCTTTATTACTACTACCACACCTTCGCCGCGGCGCTGCAAACCTCGGGCATGAAAACCGTAAAGGATGCCGACGGGAAGAGTCACGATTGGCGAGCCGATCTGATCGCAGAGCTTGGCGAGCGTCAGCAGGACGATGGATCGTGGTCGAACGACAACCGCCGTTGGTTCGAGAACGATAAGAACCTGGCAACCAGTTTCGCGTTGATGGCTCTGTCCTATTGTGCTCCCGCCAAGTAA